From the Helianthus annuus cultivar XRQ/B chromosome 17, HanXRQr2.0-SUNRISE, whole genome shotgun sequence genome, the window acatcatcatcgtcatcttgTTTTTGCTCTGCAACTGCAATTAaccaaccacaaccaccattCATCAATGGCGATTCTAGCTTCTCTCCCAAACCCCAACCTCTTCTCCTCCCTCCCCaacccacctccaccaccaccctccaccaccaTCAAACCCCCAATCCCCATCCCCAAATACCCTCCCCCTAAACCCCCTTCCACCCCTAACCCTAACAACCCCGCTTTCAAAACCTTCCACCGCCGCTCCAAATACTACAAACCCATCAAACCCGGCTCCGTCATCTCCTCCGACGGCGACCGTTCCGTCGTCGTCGGCGACTCCGGCGTCTCCTACCAACTCCCCGGTGCCCCGTTTGAATTCCAGTTCAGTTATTCAGAGACCCCCCGAGCCAAGCCGATTGCCATTCGCGAGCCGGCTTTCCTCCCCTTCGCACCTCCTACCATGCCCAGACCCTGGACCGGTAAACCCCCCTTGAAAAAATCCACCAGAAAAATCAAACTTTTTGAGTCATCAAAcccaaacaacaacaataataataataatagttccaaacaGTTTGAAATGTTGAAGACGTTTGAGATGGGGAATTTTGAACTGAAGCCGAGAGAGGAAGTGCTTGGGAAGCCGTTGAGCCGAGCTGAGAGGCATGAGCTTGTTAAACGACATGTTTCGAGTAACCGGCAGGTTAATCTTGGTAAGATTTAATTATTATATACAGTTTTGATAACAAGGAAATTAGGGTTGTGCAcggttcggttattagcattaATAATAAACGTAACCAAAGTCATCGGTAAATCCGTTCGGTTAATTTGTTGGTTTCGGCtaacggttcggttattgcacaccctgttacataccaaacaggagaacacaacccaaaagactagtctggtgggtgagagagcccatttggtatataaaccccacatcagttgcccatacaaccgatgtgggacaagtcccATACCTTGCAATGGTATTAGTCCATAACACACCCCTAAAGGAAatgattattattaataataatattaattatgaATTGGGTTTTGTAGGAAGGGATGGGTTAACACATAATATGTTGGAGCTGGTACATTCGCATTGGCGAAGGGATCCGGTTTGTAAAGTTCGGTGTCTTGGCGTTCCGACTGTCGACATGCGAAACCTCTGTCGCGTTCTGCAGGTTCTCTAAGCcagttttgatttatcatttaggTTCTGTAAGTAGATAAACATTTATGCTGAATGTAAGTTAGAATAACAGGAGAAGACAGGTGGTAAGATTATTCTTAGGACTGGTGGTGTGCTGTATCTTTTTCGTGGTAGGCATTATGATCCTCATAACCGACCGAAATACCCTGTGATGCTGTGGAAGCCTGCAACTCCGGTTTACCCTAAACTCATACAAGAAGCGCCTGAAGGGTTGACGAAAGAAGAAGCTGATGAGTTGAGAATGAAAGGGAAAAAACTTCCCCCGATTTGTAAACTAGGTAAAGTTTTAACAGCTAGAGTTACATATTTGCGATTTGAAGGTTATTTTTTACTTTTGACTAGTCAAGTATAGAATCAGTGTTGCAGATTTTCATACATTAGATGAATACCATACGAGTTATGTTAGTGACAAATGAATCACTCTATATGTGAGAGATTGatcatttatgtttttttttggtgtATATAAGGCAAAGATCCACACTAATGCTTAAGGTTTGCACTTGAtagattttgttttttttttttttcattcctgaTTTTAGTCAATTAATTGTCCATTTAACAGCGAAAAATGGAGTGTATCTTACTCTAGTGAGAGATGTGAGACATGCTTTTGAAGCGTCTCCATTGGTGAAGATCGACTGTAGAGGGATGCATGCAAGTGATTACAAGAAGCTTGGTGCTAAGTTAAAGGTTTGTAGATCTTTTCTCTTTGATTAAATCTATTACAATGTTGCAATTTTATCTATTTTATCCGTGATGCAACTATGTTTTTTAGGAATTGGTCCCTTGTGTGCTACTATCTTTTGACGACGAACAAATCTTGATTTGGAGAGGCCATGGTTGGAAATCGATGTTCCATGGTGCACCTATATTTTCGGGCCCTACTTCAGAAAGTATCGCAAACGATCCTAGTTGCTCAGGTAATTATGAAACTAATATATTCGGTTTTTGTGCAACACTGTTATATCCTTATTTTTAGTTCTTATGAGTCGCGCCTAGGCACCAGGCACACTCAGAAGAGCGGTTCATTGCTTATGACTGATTGAGGCGTTGGCGTACATGAGGTTTTACCATCTAAATTTAGGTTGTACATAGAGGTTTTACAATCTGAATTTAGGGTACGAGATGATAGAAATCTATCGGAATTCAGAAATATAAACTTTTTAATATAAATACCTTGAGCCTTGCATATGTGATTTGTGCGCTTTTGCGGCTTCGTCTCTTGCTTCTCGTGGGACCTTATCGCCTCTTTGCGCGCCCCGCTTTTTAAAATAAAGATTTTAACTGGTTTAGGATGAAAGACTTGTTTTGACTTAATGGCATCGTATATTCATAAGTACATGTAGAGTATTAATGTCACTTTATCTTGTCAAAATAGGTATTTTAGGGCTCGTCGAACTACAAGCTTTTGTTTCCACGTCATTTTTCCAGACTTTGTGGAAGTTTCGATACGATGATTCATTCATCTTATTTTTTGTCATCAGAAAACTCTTACGAGTCAGAAATAAGATCATCGATTTCAAGCCCTAGAATGACGCAGTTATGGAGGCGAGCTATCGAATCAAGCAAGGCGATGTTGCTGGAAGATATTGAGCTGGGGCCCGATGATCTGTTGAAGGTGGTCGAGGAATTTGAGACGGTTACACAGGTTACAGAGCATTCGTATCCAGCGGTGATTGtgtcaaacaaagaaagtcaagcCCGTGATCCCGAGGACGAGGATTACTGTGAAGATGATGACTATTTTGATGATGAATCGGACGACGATTATGTTGACTTGAGTGAAAAGTCAGCTCCTCCGGGATCGTTGCCGGTTGATTTTTTAGCAGAGCAGCTCAGTGACGGCGATGATTGGATGCCTAGCCGAAGTCGGAGATGATAAGGATCCTGACTCCGATGTGTATATATGTTGGCAGAAATCGATCAACGAACTATTGTAGAGCATTGAAAATGTAACAGAGAAACTATATTTACTTTAAAAATTATGAGAATATAGTTTCAAAAAAAGAATTGACCTTAGCAATGACTTTGCTATTTGTGAGATTTATTTCGTATGGTTGTTATAAGTGAAGTATTATGGTAGGTTATGATTTTGTATAA encodes:
- the LOC110921081 gene encoding CRS2-associated factor 2, chloroplastic isoform X2 — encoded protein: MAILASLPNPNLFSSLPNPPPPPPSTTIKPPIPIPKYPPPKPPSTPNPNNPAFKTFHRRSKYYKPIKPGSVISSDGDRSVVVGDSGVSYQLPGAPFEFQFSYSETPRAKPIAIREPAFLPFAPPTMPRPWTGKPPLKKSTRKIKLFESSNPNNNNNNNNSSKQFEMLKTFEMGNFELKPREEVLGKPLSRAERHELVKRHVSSNRQVNLGRDGLTHNMLELVHSHWRRDPVCKVRCLGVPTVDMRNLCRVLQEKTGGKIILRTGGVLYLFRGRHYDPHNRPKYPVMLWKPATPVYPKLIQEAPEGLTKEEADELRMKGKKLPPICKLAKNGVYLTLVRDVRHAFEASPLVKIDCRGMHASDYKKLGAKLKELVPCVLLSFDDEQILIWRGHGWKSMFHGAPIFSGPTSESIANDPSCSGILGLVELQAFVSTSFFQTLWKFRYDDSFILFFVIRKLLRVRNKIIDFKP
- the LOC110921081 gene encoding CRS2-associated factor 2, chloroplastic isoform X1, with amino-acid sequence MAILASLPNPNLFSSLPNPPPPPPSTTIKPPIPIPKYPPPKPPSTPNPNNPAFKTFHRRSKYYKPIKPGSVISSDGDRSVVVGDSGVSYQLPGAPFEFQFSYSETPRAKPIAIREPAFLPFAPPTMPRPWTGKPPLKKSTRKIKLFESSNPNNNNNNNNSSKQFEMLKTFEMGNFELKPREEVLGKPLSRAERHELVKRHVSSNRQVNLGRDGLTHNMLELVHSHWRRDPVCKVRCLGVPTVDMRNLCRVLQEKTGGKIILRTGGVLYLFRGRHYDPHNRPKYPVMLWKPATPVYPKLIQEAPEGLTKEEADELRMKGKKLPPICKLAKNGVYLTLVRDVRHAFEASPLVKIDCRGMHASDYKKLGAKLKELVPCVLLSFDDEQILIWRGHGWKSMFHGAPIFSGPTSESIANDPSCSENSYESEIRSSISSPRMTQLWRRAIESSKAMLLEDIELGPDDLLKVVEEFETVTQVTEHSYPAVIVSNKESQARDPEDEDYCEDDDYFDDESDDDYVDLSEKSAPPGSLPVDFLAEQLSDGDDWMPSRSRR